AACCGCACAGCTACTTCTCACCAGACGACTCAGGATTACTCCGGATACTTGAGGAGAACGAATGGAGAGGAATAGGAATTACACAATCATTGGGGTGGGAACATTTCGAAGTACACGGTAAGTCACTTGTTTTGCCTTGAGTGCAGTCTTATCTGTGTCCATTTCGAGTAAGGTGAGAAAGGAATAGGATGTTGCCGTATGGCCCACAGGTGTTTCTACCGATTGGGCCATCGCTCGAACGAGTCAAACCAGCGCTGATGTTTTGAATTCCTCAAAATATAGCTCCCGAACCACATATTTGTAAGTTTTGAATAGTGGCCTAGAGGGATCCGACGATGAGTACTGACGGAACACTTATCATGTATCAGTGCTGTTCAGGCGGTCACTTGTGAGTACAGCCCGCCGATGTTTAGGCTTAGAAATTTCGTACTGATCTGCCGATAGCCCGCCAAACGATAGTTGCGATGCCGTCTCAGAGTTTTTTCGACCAGTCTAGAACGACCCGATACCGCCAGAGCATGTTTATAGGTGTATAGATGAATGCTTCGTGTAGATATGACgttctcttccattcctttcatttTACATTTGTTGTGCTGCCATTTCCTGTAGTTCCCCAAttcgtcttctttttccaaatcATTCGTTCATACAACAGTCTCATACATTCGTCGGTGACATACATTCGTCGGTGACATACTTCGTACTCTCATCTCCATCTACTTTGGTCGTCCTAGGTCTCCGGTACTTCATCCACTTATGCAGCAGAACACAAATCGGTCATAGGCTTTGTGTGACGGCGcgattgaaggagaatttCGAGCATTAACGATCGAGTGCGCACTTGCTCACTTAGCCGGTTCCTATTAGCAGTATCTCTTTCTCGTCGTGTGGGGTTCCAGTCTGATGCGAAGATATTAGATCTTGCACGTCTAACATCGTTTCATATGCGGGATGTCTCCTTACTTACGGATATGAACTCCTTGGGGAGTTTCGGCTGGAAGATCTGATGCGAGCAGGTCGCCGATGCCCGATCCTATCATAAAAACTGCAGATACCCCTTATTCGTGATACCAGTGAAGCCAACGTTGTTACCAGCGTCTACTAAGCTTCGTGATGTCGATAGTCTATATGAGAGTTGCTTTTGCCGTGGCGAGATCTCATGCGAAACAAGAACATTGCTTCGACACCCTACCCAGTATGGAAGAGCCTACTATATGAAAACTAGTCCCCCCGGCGGATCTCAACGTCGCCCCATCTCAATCGTTTATACTGACCTTCTCAGTCCTGCTCCTGGCATATCGTTTCGACCTCATTTCAGACAGGAGATCATCGAGTATCCCACAATGAGAGTCGCAGCTTCACACGTCAATCTGTCTAGGGAGAGCTACTCGTTGAAGGTTGTTAAAGGCTTGTTTCTGTCCTATAACATTTTTCAATCGTCCAGTAATCAACTGGGATCCCGATGCTCTGGTCACTCGAAACAAGCTCGATTTACTTAGCACCGACTACATTTCGACAAGTTGACTTCAAGGCTCTAGTAGCTTACTCATCAATTCCTCACATGGCTATCGTAGCGCATAATTTTCCGAGAACATTCATCGCCAGCAAATAATCACCAATCAGATCAACTGTCACCATGTACGAGGAACACATTTTTATGAAGGACAAATAGATGAGAATACAGACGAGACTGAGAGCTCCCCGATGGATGACTTAAGGATGGCGACACCGGGGCCGTCCTCATTTCGGAGAGATTGACGCCAGCACATCACGATATCAGCGTCTATCCTGGATACTCTCTCGATTATCCATCTAGCGGTCTGGGCCAACAGCCACCCGACAGCCGGTTCAAGGCATCAGTATAAACATTGATGATTCTACAATCCCTTCTCCTGTCAATTCTGATATATCCCCTCATCTAAATCTAGAGAACTCATATATTCACCCATAACTGCCGATCCCGTAAGAACACCGCCAGGTTGGACGTTGTACCAGTAGTTTTTCTGCTCTGTCTTGTACGGCAGATTGAAGCTTACTTCCCACTTTCTAAGATCAGCCGTAACTACAACACAAGAATGAAGAAGTGGGTCCCCAGAAGTCGGTTATGCTGAGCGACAATTTACAAAAAGAAATTGTAGGAGATATGGGAAAAACACGCGGGACACCTTAAAGAGTATTGGGAACGATAGCCATAAGAGACAAGGTGTGACGGGCATGGAGAGCCCAGCACAGATGATGCTTTCCCTTTGTTGCAATCGACCATTCGTTGCTGATACCTCATTGTCATGTTCTGTGGGTATTATGGCGGATCATGTGTCTCTTGTAAATAGATCGAAAATTTGACCTCCACCTCCAACCGATTCGTTCGGGATCAAGCTTGGAGAAGACAATTGTACCCCTACTGATCTCCAAGGTAACAGACTGTTATTCATTGGAGTCAATCATACTTGGCATCGAGCTTGAGCCCTTGGGCTGTTACTCAGCACACTTGGCTTCCCCTCTAAAGTCAGGGTGTGATCTTTGGCACAAACGAGGCGAACACGATGAGGTATGCAACAAGTCTGCCTCCGCGGCCATATCCTAGAATACTTCGGGATCATGACAAGGGATTACTATATAATTTCTGCCTAATGCAG
Above is a genomic segment from Kwoniella shivajii chromosome 8, complete sequence containing:
- a CDS encoding cyclin-dependent kinase regulatory subunit; its protein translation is MAPGKQPTMEELAERIIYSDRYSDDKYEYRHVILPKAMLKYIPKSYFSPDDSGLLRILEENEWRGIGITQSLGWEHFEVHAPEPHICGHFPPNDSCDAVSEFFRPV